From Mycobacterium lacus, one genomic window encodes:
- a CDS encoding F0F1 ATP synthase subunit gamma encodes MAATLRELRGRIRSAGSIKKITKAQELIATSRIARAQARLGSARPYAVEITRMLTTLASEAALDHPLLVERPEPKRAGVLVVSSDRGLCGAYNANIFRRSEELFSLLRGEGKTPVLYVVGRKALNYYTFRNWDITESWAGFSEQPKYDDAAAIASTLVNAFMLGSGEGGEGQQANADQGVDELHIVFTEFKSMLSQSTEARRMAPMVVEYVEEPSGPRTLYSFEPDATTLFESLLPRYLTTRVYAALLESAASELASRQRAMKSATDNADDLIKALTLMANRERQAQITQEISEIVGGANALADAR; translated from the coding sequence ATGGCTGCCACCCTTCGTGAACTGCGTGGCCGGATCCGGTCGGCCGGTTCGATCAAGAAGATCACCAAAGCCCAGGAGTTGATCGCGACCTCCCGTATCGCCAGGGCGCAGGCGCGGCTAGGGTCCGCACGACCCTATGCCGTCGAGATCACCCGGATGCTTACGACTCTGGCCAGCGAGGCCGCTTTGGACCATCCGTTGTTGGTGGAGCGTCCCGAACCAAAGCGGGCCGGTGTGTTGGTGGTGTCCTCCGACCGTGGCCTTTGTGGCGCCTACAACGCCAACATCTTCCGCCGCTCCGAGGAACTTTTTTCCTTGCTGCGCGGGGAAGGTAAGACACCGGTTCTGTATGTGGTGGGCCGTAAAGCGCTGAATTACTACACTTTCCGGAATTGGGATATCACCGAGTCCTGGGCCGGCTTCTCCGAGCAGCCCAAGTACGATGACGCCGCCGCGATCGCCTCGACCCTGGTCAATGCGTTCATGCTGGGCAGCGGCGAGGGCGGCGAGGGGCAGCAGGCGAATGCCGACCAGGGCGTTGACGAGCTGCACATCGTCTTCACCGAGTTCAAGTCGATGCTGTCGCAATCGACGGAAGCCCGCCGCATGGCTCCGATGGTCGTGGAATACGTCGAGGAGCCGAGTGGGCCGCGCACCCTGTACTCGTTCGAGCCGGATGCGACGACGCTCTTCGAATCGTTGCTGCCGCGATACCTGACGACCAGGGTCTACGCGGCGCTGCTGGAATCCGCCGCATCGGAGTTGGCGTCGCGCCAACGCGCGATGAAGTCGGCCACTGACAACGCGGACGACCTCATCAAGGCCCTGACGCTGATGGCCAACCGCGAGCGGCAGGCCCAGATCACCCAGGAGATCAGCGAAATCGTCGGTGGCGCAAATGCGCTCGCCGACGCCCGCTAG
- the atpA gene encoding F0F1 ATP synthase subunit alpha — MAELTISADDIQSAIEEYVSSFTAETSREEVGTVVDAGDGIAHVEGLPSVMTQELLEFPGGVLGVALNLDEHSVGAVILGDFENIEEGQQVKRTGEVLSVPVGDGFLGRVVNPLGQPIDGRGDIESDTRRALELQAPSVVQRQGVKEPLQTGIKAIDAMTPIGRGQRQLIIGDRKTGKTAVCVDTILNQRQNWESNDPKLQVRCVYVAIGQKGTTIAAVRRALEEGGAMDYTTIVAAPASDSAGFKWLAPYTGSAIAQHWMYDGKHVLIVFDDLTKQAEAYRAISLLLRRPPGREAYPGDVFYLHSRLLERCAKLSDELGGGSLTGLPIIETKANDISAYIPTNVISITDGQCFLETDLFNQGVRPAINVGVSVSRVGGAAQIKAMKEVAGSLRLDLSQYRELEAFAAFASDLDATSKAQLERGARLVELLKQPQYQPMPVEEQVVSIFLGTGGHLDSVPVEDVRRFETELLDHIRASEEKILAEIRGSQKLTDETADSLTEIIKHFKKGFAASGGASVVPDEHVEALDEEKLGKEAVEVHKPAPEKKKK; from the coding sequence ATGGCCGAGTTGACAATCTCCGCTGATGACATTCAAAGCGCGATCGAGGAATACGTAAGCTCGTTCACCGCCGAAACCTCCCGCGAGGAGGTCGGTACGGTCGTCGATGCCGGGGACGGCATCGCGCACGTCGAGGGCTTGCCGTCGGTGATGACCCAGGAGTTGCTCGAGTTCCCGGGCGGAGTCCTCGGCGTCGCCCTCAACCTCGACGAGCACAGCGTCGGCGCGGTGATTCTCGGTGACTTCGAGAACATCGAAGAGGGCCAGCAGGTCAAGCGGACCGGAGAAGTCCTGTCGGTTCCCGTTGGCGACGGGTTCCTCGGGCGCGTGGTCAATCCGCTCGGCCAGCCGATCGACGGGCGCGGGGACATCGAGTCCGACACGCGCCGCGCCTTGGAGCTCCAGGCGCCGTCGGTGGTGCAGCGCCAAGGTGTGAAGGAGCCGTTGCAGACCGGGATCAAGGCCATCGACGCGATGACCCCGATCGGCCGCGGCCAGCGTCAGCTGATCATCGGCGACCGCAAGACCGGCAAGACCGCCGTTTGCGTTGACACCATCCTTAACCAGCGGCAGAACTGGGAGAGTAATGATCCCAAGTTGCAGGTGCGCTGCGTGTACGTGGCCATCGGGCAGAAGGGGACCACGATCGCAGCCGTTCGCCGCGCGCTGGAAGAGGGCGGCGCCATGGACTACACCACCATCGTCGCGGCCCCGGCCTCGGATTCCGCCGGTTTCAAATGGCTTGCGCCGTATACCGGTTCGGCGATCGCCCAGCACTGGATGTACGACGGCAAGCACGTGCTGATCGTTTTCGACGACCTGACCAAGCAGGCCGAGGCCTACCGTGCGATCTCGCTGCTGCTGCGCCGTCCGCCCGGCCGCGAGGCCTACCCCGGCGACGTGTTCTATCTGCACTCGCGGCTCTTGGAGCGTTGCGCCAAACTGTCCGACGAACTCGGTGGCGGCTCACTGACCGGTCTGCCAATCATCGAGACCAAGGCAAACGACATCTCGGCCTACATCCCGACCAACGTCATCTCGATTACCGACGGACAGTGCTTCCTGGAGACCGACCTGTTCAACCAGGGTGTGCGGCCGGCCATCAACGTCGGTGTCTCAGTGTCCCGGGTCGGCGGCGCGGCGCAGATCAAGGCCATGAAGGAGGTGGCCGGCTCCTTGCGCCTGGATCTGTCGCAGTACCGCGAGCTCGAAGCCTTCGCCGCCTTTGCCTCCGACTTGGACGCCACGTCGAAAGCGCAGTTGGAACGTGGCGCGCGGTTGGTGGAGCTGCTCAAGCAGCCGCAATACCAGCCGATGCCCGTCGAGGAGCAAGTGGTCTCGATCTTCCTGGGCACCGGTGGTCACCTGGACTCGGTGCCCGTCGAGGACGTCAGACGGTTCGAAACCGAACTGCTGGACCACATCCGGGCATCCGAGGAGAAAATCCTGGCGGAGATCCGCGGTAGCCAGAAACTCACCGACGAAACCGCCGACTCGCTCACCGAGATCATCAAGCACTTCAAGAAGGGCTTCGCAGCCAGTGGCGGCGCCTCGGTGGTGCCCGACGAACACGTCGAGGCCCTCGACGAGGAAAAGCTGGGCAAGGAAGCCGTGGAAGTCCACAAGCCCGCGCCGGAGAAGAAGAAGAAATAG
- a CDS encoding F0F1 ATP synthase subunit epsilon, producing MAELNVEIVAVDRKIWSGRGTFLFTRTTVGEIGILPRHIPLVAQLVDDAMVRVEREGQADLRIAVDGGFLSVTEEGVSILAESAEFESEIDEGVAKQDSESDDPKIAARGRARLRAIGAID from the coding sequence ATGGCTGAATTGAACGTTGAGATCGTCGCCGTCGACCGAAAGATATGGTCGGGCCGGGGAACCTTCCTCTTCACCCGGACCACCGTTGGTGAGATCGGTATTTTGCCCCGCCATATCCCGTTGGTAGCGCAATTGGTCGACGACGCCATGGTGCGGGTGGAGCGGGAAGGCCAAGCCGATCTGCGGATTGCGGTGGACGGTGGCTTTTTGTCGGTGACCGAGGAAGGGGTCAGCATTCTCGCCGAGTCCGCCGAGTTCGAGTCGGAGATCGACGAGGGCGTCGCCAAACAGGATTCAGAATCTGACGATCCGAAGATTGCCGCCAGAGGCCGCGCTAGATTGCGCGCCATCGGCGCGATCGACTAA
- a CDS encoding DNA-3-methyladenine glycosylase 2 family protein, whose translation MHEDFERCYRAVQSKDARFDGWFVTGVLTTRIFCRPSCPVRPPLARNVRFYPTAAAAQRAGFRACKRCRPDASPGSPEWNVRGDVVARAMRLIADGTVDREGVGGLASHLGYTTRQLERLLQAEVGAGPLALARAQRMQTARVLIETTDLPFGDVAFAAGFSSIRQFNDTVRLVCDNTPTALRRRAAARFGSNVASPGTVSLRLPVRTPFAYEGVFGHLAATAVPGCEEVRDGAYRRTLRLPCGNGVVSLTPAPDHVRCLLVLDDFRDLTTATARCRRLVDLDADPEAVVEALRGDPELGPVVAKAPGQRIPRTVDEAELAVRVVLGQQISTKAARTHAGRLVAAYGQPVHDPHGGLTHTFPSVEDLSELTEIDPTHLAVPKARQRTLSALLAGLADRSLVLDAGCDWKCARSRLLTLPGVGAWTAEVIAMRGLGDPDAFPASDLGLRLAAAQLGLPTQQNALIERSARWRPWRSYAAQHLWTTLQHPINHWPLEPPKEIA comes from the coding sequence GTGCATGAAGATTTCGAGCGCTGCTACCGGGCGGTCCAGTCCAAGGACGCCCGGTTCGACGGCTGGTTCGTCACCGGCGTGCTGACGACCCGGATCTTTTGCCGACCCAGTTGCCCGGTGCGGCCGCCGTTGGCTCGAAACGTGCGGTTCTATCCGACCGCCGCGGCCGCGCAGCGAGCCGGCTTCCGGGCGTGCAAACGGTGCCGTCCCGACGCATCTCCCGGCTCGCCCGAGTGGAATGTGCGCGGTGACGTCGTCGCTCGTGCGATGCGACTGATCGCCGACGGCACGGTGGACCGTGAGGGCGTCGGCGGCCTTGCCTCCCATCTCGGTTACACCACCCGTCAGCTGGAGCGACTCTTGCAGGCCGAGGTCGGCGCTGGTCCGCTGGCGTTGGCCCGGGCACAACGCATGCAGACGGCGCGAGTGCTGATCGAGACCACGGACCTGCCATTCGGCGATGTCGCGTTCGCCGCCGGGTTTTCCAGCATCCGACAGTTCAACGACACCGTGCGGCTGGTGTGCGACAACACGCCAACGGCGCTGCGCAGGCGCGCCGCCGCCCGGTTCGGCTCGAATGTCGCCTCCCCGGGAACCGTGTCGTTGCGTCTGCCGGTGCGCACGCCGTTCGCCTATGAGGGTGTTTTCGGCCATCTGGCCGCGACTGCCGTTCCGGGTTGCGAGGAGGTCCGCGATGGTGCGTACCGACGCACACTGCGGCTGCCGTGTGGCAACGGCGTCGTCTCCCTGACACCCGCGCCCGACCATGTCCGCTGCCTGCTCGTGCTCGACGACTTCCGCGACCTCACGACCGCGACCGCACGTTGCCGTCGGCTCGTTGACCTCGATGCCGATCCAGAAGCGGTGGTCGAGGCGCTGCGGGGTGACCCGGAGCTGGGCCCGGTGGTGGCGAAGGCACCCGGACAGCGCATCCCCCGCACGGTCGATGAGGCCGAACTCGCCGTGCGGGTGGTGCTGGGCCAACAGATATCGACCAAGGCCGCGCGCACGCATGCCGGCAGGCTGGTCGCGGCCTACGGGCAGCCGGTCCACGATCCCCACGGCGGATTGACCCACACGTTCCCCTCGGTTGAGGACCTCTCGGAACTCACAGAAATCGATCCAACCCATCTGGCCGTCCCCAAGGCACGCCAACGGACGCTGAGCGCGCTGCTCGCCGGCCTTGCGGACCGAAGTCTGGTCCTGGACGCCGGGTGCGACTGGAAATGCGCGCGGAGTCGATTGCTGACCCTGCCTGGGGTCGGCGCGTGGACCGCCGAGGTGATCGCGATGCGCGGTCTGGGCGACCCAGACGCCTTTCCCGCAAGCGACCTCGGCCTCAGGCTGGCCGCTGCGCAGCTGGGGCTGCCCACCCAACAGAACGCACTCATCGAGCGCAGCGCCCGTTGGCGTCCCTGGCGGTCCTATGCCGCCCAACATCTTTGGACCACGCTGCAACATCCGATAAACCATTGGCCGCTCGAGCCTCCAAAGGAGATTGCATGA
- the atpD gene encoding F0F1 ATP synthase subunit beta: protein MTATADKTAESTGSDTSGRVVRVTGPVVDVEFPRGSVPELFNALHAEITFESLAKTLTLEVAQHLGDNLVRTISLQPTDGLVRGVEVIDTGNSISVPVGEGVKGHVFNALGDCLDKPGYGHEFEHWSIHRKPPTFEELEPRTEMLETGLKVVDLLTPYVRGGKIALFGGAGVGKTVLIQEMINRIARNFGGTSVFAGVGERTREGNDLWVELAEANVLKDTALVFGQMDEPPGTRMRVALSALTMAEWFRDEQGQDVLLFIDNIFRFTQAGSEVSTLLGRMPSAVGYQPTLADEMGELQERITSTRGRSITSMQAVYVPADDYTDPAPATTFAHLDATTELSRTVFSKGIFPAVDPLASSSTILDPGVVGDEHYRVAQEVIRILQRYKDLQDIIAILGIDELSEEDKQLVGRARRIERFLSQNMMAAEQFTGQPGSTVPVKETIEAFDKLSKGEFDHVPEQAFFLIGGLDDLAKKAESLGAKL from the coding sequence ATGACTGCTACTGCCGATAAGACCGCCGAGTCCACAGGCTCCGACACCAGCGGCCGCGTCGTGCGGGTCACTGGGCCCGTGGTCGACGTGGAGTTCCCGCGTGGTTCTGTCCCGGAGCTGTTCAACGCGTTGCACGCCGAGATTACGTTCGAGTCGCTCGCCAAGACCCTCACGTTGGAGGTGGCGCAGCATCTCGGTGACAACTTGGTGCGCACCATCTCGCTGCAGCCCACCGACGGCCTGGTTCGTGGCGTCGAGGTCATCGACACCGGCAATTCGATTTCGGTGCCGGTCGGTGAAGGCGTCAAGGGCCACGTCTTCAATGCGCTGGGAGACTGTCTGGACAAGCCCGGGTACGGACACGAGTTCGAGCACTGGTCGATTCACCGCAAGCCACCGACGTTCGAGGAGCTGGAGCCTCGGACCGAAATGCTCGAGACCGGCCTCAAGGTCGTCGATCTGTTGACTCCGTATGTGCGTGGCGGCAAGATCGCACTGTTCGGTGGTGCCGGGGTGGGCAAGACCGTGTTGATCCAGGAGATGATCAACCGCATCGCCCGAAACTTCGGTGGCACTTCGGTGTTCGCTGGCGTGGGGGAACGTACCCGCGAGGGCAACGACCTGTGGGTCGAGCTTGCCGAAGCCAACGTGCTCAAGGACACGGCGCTGGTGTTCGGTCAAATGGACGAGCCGCCTGGCACTCGTATGCGAGTGGCGTTGTCCGCGCTGACGATGGCCGAATGGTTCCGCGATGAGCAGGGGCAGGATGTGCTGCTGTTCATCGACAACATCTTCCGGTTCACCCAGGCCGGGTCGGAGGTGTCGACGCTGCTCGGCCGTATGCCGTCGGCCGTGGGTTACCAGCCCACCCTGGCCGACGAGATGGGTGAATTGCAAGAGCGCATCACCTCGACGCGTGGCCGGTCGATTACGTCGATGCAAGCGGTCTATGTGCCGGCCGACGACTACACCGACCCGGCGCCGGCGACGACGTTCGCGCATCTGGACGCCACGACTGAGCTGTCCCGTACGGTGTTCTCCAAGGGCATTTTCCCCGCCGTGGATCCGCTGGCGTCGAGCTCGACCATCCTCGACCCCGGTGTGGTCGGTGACGAGCACTACCGTGTGGCGCAGGAAGTCATCCGTATCCTGCAGCGGTACAAGGACCTTCAGGACATCATTGCGATCCTCGGTATCGACGAGCTGTCGGAAGAGGACAAGCAGTTGGTCGGAAGGGCGCGGCGGATCGAGCGGTTCCTATCGCAAAACATGATGGCCGCCGAGCAGTTCACCGGACAGCCGGGATCCACGGTCCCGGTGAAAGAGACCATCGAGGCCTTCGACAAGCTGTCGAAGGGCGAGTTCGACCACGTACCCGAACAGGCCTTCTTCTTGATCGGTGGCCTCGACGACTTGGCCAAGAAAGCCGAGAGCCTCGGCGCCAAGCTGTGA
- a CDS encoding DUF2550 domain-containing protein — protein MSAPMIGMVALVVVLGAAVLALSYRLWKLRQGGTAGIMRDIPAIGGHGWRHGVIRYRGGEAAFYRLSSLRLWPDRRLSRRGVEIVARRGPRGDEFDIMTDEIVVLELRDATQDRRQGYELALDHSALTAFLSWLESRPSPRARRRSV, from the coding sequence ATGAGCGCGCCCATGATCGGCATGGTCGCGCTCGTCGTTGTCCTGGGGGCCGCGGTCCTCGCCCTGAGCTATCGGTTGTGGAAGCTGCGCCAGGGCGGAACCGCAGGGATCATGCGGGATATCCCCGCGATCGGGGGGCATGGCTGGCGGCACGGTGTTATCCGTTATCGCGGTGGTGAAGCCGCGTTTTATAGGCTGTCCAGCCTGCGCCTATGGCCGGATCGTCGGCTCAGCAGACGCGGTGTGGAGATCGTCGCCCGGCGGGGGCCTCGCGGTGACGAATTCGACATCATGACCGACGAGATCGTCGTCCTGGAACTGCGTGACGCCACCCAAGACCGTAGGCAGGGTTACGAACTCGCCCTCGATCACAGCGCGTTGACCGCGTTCCTGTCCTGGTTGGAGTCCCGTCCCTCACCGCGCGCCCGCCGCCGCAGTGTCTGA
- the murA gene encoding UDP-N-acetylglucosamine 1-carboxyvinyltransferase, with translation MAERFVVTGGNRLSGEVAVGGAKNSVLKLMAATLLAEGTSTITNCPDILDVPLMAEVLRGLGATVELDGDVARITSPDEPKYDADFAAVRQFRASVCVLGPLVGRCKRARVALPGGDAIGSRPLDMHQAGLRQLGAQCNIEHGCVVANAETLRGAEIQLEFPSVGATENILMAAVVAEGVTTIHNAAREPDVVDLCTMLNQMGAQVEGAGSPTMTITGVPRLYPTEHRVIGDRIVAATWGIAAAMSRGDITVTGADPAHLQVVLHKLHDAGATVTQTDDSFRVAQYERPKAVNVATLPFPGFPTDLQPMAIALASIADGTSMITENVFEARFRFVEEMIRLGADARTDGHHAVVRGLPQLSSAPVWCSDIRAGAGLVLAGLVADGDTEVHDVFHIDRGYPLFVENLVSLGAEIERVCS, from the coding sequence GTGGCTGAGCGTTTCGTCGTAACCGGGGGCAACCGGTTGTCAGGCGAAGTCGCTGTTGGGGGTGCCAAGAACAGTGTGCTCAAGCTCATGGCGGCGACACTGCTGGCCGAAGGCACCAGCACGATTACCAACTGTCCCGACATCCTCGATGTGCCGTTGATGGCAGAGGTGTTGCGTGGCCTGGGCGCCACCGTCGAACTTGATGGCGACGTAGCTCGAATCACCTCACCGGACGAGCCGAAGTACGATGCGGACTTCGCTGCGGTGCGGCAGTTCCGGGCCTCCGTCTGCGTGCTGGGACCACTGGTCGGCCGGTGCAAGCGGGCCAGGGTCGCGCTGCCGGGTGGCGACGCTATCGGATCCCGTCCGCTGGACATGCATCAGGCGGGCCTGCGGCAACTGGGTGCGCAATGCAATATCGAGCACGGATGCGTGGTGGCCAACGCAGAAACATTGCGCGGTGCGGAGATTCAGTTGGAGTTCCCGTCGGTGGGAGCTACTGAGAACATCTTGATGGCCGCCGTTGTGGCTGAGGGTGTCACCACGATTCACAACGCGGCGCGCGAGCCTGACGTCGTCGATTTGTGCACGATGCTGAACCAGATGGGTGCACAGGTCGAAGGCGCGGGTTCGCCGACTATGACGATCACCGGTGTCCCACGGCTGTATCCGACCGAACACCGGGTGATCGGGGACCGAATCGTCGCCGCCACGTGGGGTATTGCCGCTGCCATGAGCCGTGGCGACATAACGGTGACCGGCGCCGATCCGGCGCACCTCCAGGTGGTACTGCACAAGTTGCACGATGCGGGTGCCACCGTCACCCAGACCGACGACAGCTTCCGGGTGGCCCAGTACGAGCGGCCCAAGGCCGTCAACGTCGCGACACTGCCGTTCCCCGGGTTTCCGACCGATCTGCAGCCAATGGCTATCGCCTTGGCGTCGATTGCCGACGGCACGTCGATGATCACCGAGAACGTGTTCGAGGCGCGGTTCCGGTTCGTCGAAGAGATGATCCGGCTCGGCGCCGATGCCCGCACCGATGGGCACCACGCCGTCGTGCGGGGCCTGCCGCAGCTCTCGAGCGCGCCGGTGTGGTGTTCGGACATCCGGGCCGGGGCCGGCTTGGTGCTGGCAGGGCTGGTTGCCGACGGCGATACGGAAGTCCACGACGTCTTCCACATCGATCGCGGATACCCGTTGTTCGTGGAGAACCTGGTGAGTCTCGGAGCCGAGATCGAGAGGGTATGCTCGTAG
- a CDS encoding methylated-DNA--[protein]-cysteine S-methyltransferase, producing MIRYRTIDSPIGPLTLAGRGSVLTNLRMVDQSYEPSRVGWSPDDAAFADAVDQLSAYFAGELTEFDVELDLRGTEFQQRVWEALQTIPYGETRSYGEIAEQIGAPGAARAVGLANGHNPVAIIVPCHRVIGSSGSLVGYGGGLDRKQALLELERRRAPANLTLFD from the coding sequence ATGATTCGCTACCGCACCATCGACAGCCCGATCGGACCATTGACCCTGGCCGGGCGTGGCTCGGTGTTGACGAATCTACGAATGGTGGATCAGTCCTACGAGCCCAGCCGGGTCGGCTGGTCACCCGACGATGCAGCATTCGCTGACGCCGTCGACCAACTCTCCGCCTATTTCGCCGGCGAGCTCACCGAATTTGATGTCGAGCTCGATCTGCGGGGTACGGAATTCCAGCAGCGAGTATGGGAGGCGCTACAGACAATTCCGTACGGAGAAACCCGCTCTTACGGCGAAATCGCCGAACAGATCGGCGCCCCCGGTGCGGCCCGGGCCGTCGGATTGGCTAACGGTCACAATCCCGTTGCGATCATTGTCCCGTGCCATCGGGTAATCGGCTCTAGCGGAAGCCTCGTTGGCTACGGGGGCGGCCTCGACCGAAAGCAGGCGCTGCTCGAATTGGAGAGACGCCGGGCACCCGCGAATTTGACGTTGTTCGATTAA
- a CDS encoding cob(I)yrinic acid a,c-diamide adenosyltransferase encodes MAIHLTRIYTRTGDDGTTGLSDFSRVPKTDPRLAAYADCDEANSAIGVAIALGEPDQRIRSILRQIQNDLFDAGADLSTPIVANPKHPPLRITQAYIDRLEGWCDTYNESLPALNSFVLPGGSSLSALLHVARTVVRRAERSAWAAVDTHPEGVSVLPAKYLNRLSDLLFILSRVANAGDDVLWRPGGDSTAS; translated from the coding sequence ATGGCGATACACCTGACCCGCATCTATACTCGAACCGGCGACGACGGGACGACCGGGTTGAGCGATTTCTCACGGGTCCCGAAAACCGACCCCCGCCTCGCGGCCTACGCGGACTGCGACGAGGCCAATTCGGCGATCGGCGTGGCAATCGCACTGGGTGAGCCCGACCAGCGCATCAGAAGCATACTGCGGCAAATCCAGAACGACCTTTTCGACGCGGGTGCCGATCTGTCGACCCCAATCGTGGCAAATCCCAAACATCCTCCGCTGCGAATCACCCAGGCCTACATCGACCGGCTCGAGGGGTGGTGCGACACCTATAACGAATCCTTGCCTGCCCTCAACTCCTTTGTGCTGCCTGGTGGTTCGTCGTTGTCGGCGCTACTGCACGTGGCCCGCACCGTGGTACGCCGCGCCGAGCGGTCGGCCTGGGCCGCGGTCGACACGCATCCCGAAGGCGTCAGCGTGCTCCCGGCGAAATATCTAAACCGGCTGTCGGATCTGCTGTTCATCCTGTCGCGCGTGGCCAACGCGGGCGATGACGTGCTGTGGCGGCCAGGCGGCGATAGCACGGCGAGCTAG